In the Nitrospirales bacterium LBB_01 genome, one interval contains:
- a CDS encoding radical SAM protein produces MIHFRCDEIFAALCEVKMKTVFVRLHTTADEIIPPLNYGYLSSSISDKNTLIFDQLRDRDSDTDLIKKIIYEKPDILGFSAYTKDISFVKRFVTQLRSSLPNTTIVLGGVQITLMPVETFKYLDGLIDYGFKGESELAFKQFTDKLPRPGDNLDSFDNLIWLKDGQVTENALIPPKNLDELPFPRWDLMPPGTYPKAPHGAFYKQFPYAPLITSRGCPYPCTFCSAGFISGKKIRYRCIENVIDEIKYLNKNFNVKEIHIEDDNFSMEKERVVDFCESLMRTNLNITWALPNGLRLDSLDLEVLKLMTRAGCYSVNVGVESGNESRLKLIKKKITKETIKEKIALVKQAGMDIGGFFIIGFPGETRKEIEQTLKFTTELELDRIGISYFQPYPGTEDFKQLLNDKQYSFDLENAHHSLHTISFIPDGMSYNAIKILRFKGFLKFYFRPKIFLQLIKTIKSFEHLKFILKRGLRWLTS; encoded by the coding sequence GTGATACACTTCCGGTGCGATGAGATATTTGCCGCTCTCTGCGAGGTCAAAATGAAAACAGTGTTTGTAAGATTACATACGACTGCCGATGAGATAATACCGCCGCTAAATTATGGTTATCTTAGCTCGTCTATTTCTGACAAAAACACTCTGATTTTTGATCAGCTTAGGGATAGAGATTCTGACACTGATTTAATTAAAAAGATAATCTATGAAAAACCAGATATACTGGGGTTTTCTGCTTACACAAAGGATATATCATTTGTTAAACGCTTTGTTACACAACTCCGGTCTTCTTTGCCAAATACCACAATTGTATTAGGCGGCGTCCAAATTACATTAATGCCTGTGGAAACGTTCAAATATTTAGACGGTCTCATAGATTATGGTTTCAAAGGTGAAAGCGAGCTTGCATTCAAACAATTTACTGATAAACTTCCCCGTCCGGGTGATAATCTTGATAGCTTTGATAATCTTATATGGCTAAAAGACGGCCAGGTAACAGAAAATGCTCTTATACCGCCTAAAAACCTTGACGAACTTCCCTTTCCACGCTGGGATCTGATGCCCCCCGGGACTTACCCCAAAGCACCTCATGGCGCTTTCTATAAGCAATTCCCTTATGCCCCGCTCATAACCTCAAGAGGCTGTCCGTATCCGTGTACTTTTTGCTCGGCAGGGTTTATTTCAGGGAAAAAAATCAGATACAGATGCATTGAAAATGTTATAGATGAGATAAAATATCTGAATAAAAATTTTAATGTTAAAGAAATTCATATCGAGGATGATAACTTTTCCATGGAAAAGGAGCGTGTTGTTGATTTTTGCGAATCACTGATGCGTACAAATCTTAATATCACATGGGCTTTACCAAACGGCTTAAGATTAGACAGCCTTGACCTTGAGGTTTTAAAACTAATGACCCGTGCCGGGTGTTATTCGGTTAATGTAGGGGTGGAAAGCGGAAACGAAAGCAGACTCAAACTCATTAAAAAGAAGATAACTAAGGAAACTATAAAAGAAAAGATTGCTCTGGTTAAACAGGCAGGAATGGATATAGGCGGTTTTTTTATCATAGGATTTCCAGGAGAGACCCGAAAAGAAATTGAGCAGACGTTAAAATTTACAACAGAGCTTGAATTAGACAGAATAGGGATTTCGTACTTTCAACCATACCCCGGCACCGAGGACTTTAAACAACTGCTTAACGATAAACAATATAGTTTTGACCTTGAAAACGCTCACCACTCACTCCACACAATAAGTTTTATTCCCGATGGTATGAGTTATAACGCCATAAAAATTCTAAGATTTAAGGGTTTTTTAAAGTTTTATTTCAGACCAAAGATATTCTTACAATTAATAAAAACAATAAAGAGTTTCGAGCATTTGAAATTTATATTAAAGCGGGGATTAAGGTGGCTTACGTCATAA
- the acpS gene encoding holo-[acyl-carrier-protein] synthase — MIFGIGVDIIINQRIRKAFEKWGDRFLTRIYTKTERDYCVRHSFSETSLAARFAAKEAFIKAAGVFFPFTLIEVCNDKLGKPYILLYGGADDFVRQHGVSHIHLSISHESTHSVALVVLESQEVKRQ, encoded by the coding sequence ATGATTTTTGGTATCGGCGTTGATATAATCATAAATCAACGTATAAGAAAAGCTTTTGAAAAATGGGGAGACAGGTTTTTAACCCGTATATATACAAAGACTGAGCGTGACTACTGTGTGAGACATAGTTTCTCAGAGACCTCACTTGCAGCAAGGTTTGCTGCTAAGGAGGCATTTATAAAAGCAGCTGGCGTGTTTTTCCCTTTTACGCTGATTGAGGTATGTAATGATAAACTGGGCAAACCATACATCTTACTCTATGGAGGTGCTGATGATTTTGTAAGACAGCACGGAGTAAGCCATATACATTTAAGTATAAGTCATGAGTCAACCCACAGTGTGGCATTGGTAGTACTTGAGAGTCAGGAGGTCAAAAGACAGTGA
- a CDS encoding phenylalanine--tRNA ligase subunit beta, giving the protein MLLPIEWLADFIEIVEPTDKLSAMFTMAGLEVEAVYGQGLDTVLEINVTPNRGDCLSILGLARELSAITGRPIKLKNIDNTVADKSEEISIEIADTDLCKRYSGKIIRRVKVTQSPDWLTKRLQAVGQLRPINNIVDITNYVLFELGQPLHAFDLNKLRGNAIRVKRADRDVKVKSLDGIDRVVSVDSLLIWDGVRPVAIAGVMGAENSEVTPDTTDIFLESAWFLPESVRKTSKVLGLRSESSYRFERATDIDGTLRALNRAAELIVELCGSATPSIDIYPQRYEPIKIVLKNENVKKLLGIDISDDTVRSILERLGFIVSGDNGVFSVSVPSHRTDIELEADLIEEITRIHGYNNIPSVMPRACVSAKINKHKEILLRPLGGHLRQAGFTETINYSFMPLDALDTFLIPDGDERRKTVEVLNPLSKEQSVLRTFLLPALIENLKLNLNTGQKEIHLYEAGTVFINEGNTLPTEHFKLSMVSYNGTAKKLWQSEHPIFYKLRGIIDAMKESLWQTDNRDSEDGWKLIYKEFLSAQPSDPFLSNNNACAIQIERRNEKPILIGYMGLLSPEFLSKLGLEIQGTDVGVVELSLDAVFKTEQHSLRYRPFPKYPPILRDVAIVVDLGFASADMVKLIREFDRNLIESVEIFDVYTGKSVGESKKSIACHIVYRSAERTLVDDEIDDLHGRMVSHLLKETGGALRS; this is encoded by the coding sequence ATGCTTTTACCGATTGAATGGTTGGCGGATTTTATTGAAATAGTTGAGCCGACTGACAAACTCTCTGCTATGTTTACTATGGCAGGGCTTGAAGTAGAGGCGGTTTATGGTCAAGGACTGGACACTGTCCTTGAAATAAACGTGACTCCAAACAGAGGGGATTGCCTAAGTATATTGGGGTTAGCAAGGGAGCTTTCGGCAATAACCGGCAGACCGATTAAATTAAAAAATATAGACAATACTGTTGCCGATAAATCAGAAGAAATATCTATTGAGATAGCTGACACCGATTTGTGCAAGCGGTATTCAGGGAAAATAATACGCAGGGTGAAGGTTACTCAATCTCCCGATTGGTTAACCAAACGCCTTCAGGCTGTAGGACAACTACGTCCTATCAACAACATTGTGGACATCACAAACTATGTTTTGTTTGAATTGGGACAGCCGCTTCATGCCTTTGATTTAAACAAGCTGCGTGGAAATGCAATACGTGTAAAGAGAGCAGACAGGGATGTTAAAGTAAAATCACTTGATGGGATTGACAGAGTTGTCTCAGTCGATAGTCTCTTGATTTGGGACGGAGTTAGACCTGTTGCTATAGCAGGTGTGATGGGAGCTGAAAACTCTGAGGTAACCCCTGACACGACGGATATATTTCTTGAGAGCGCTTGGTTTTTACCTGAATCGGTGAGAAAGACTTCAAAAGTGCTTGGACTTCGTTCGGAATCGTCCTATCGGTTTGAAAGAGCTACTGATATTGATGGTACGCTGAGAGCATTAAACAGGGCAGCGGAGCTTATTGTTGAGTTATGCGGCTCTGCCACGCCATCCATAGATATTTATCCGCAAAGGTACGAGCCTATTAAGATAGTGCTGAAAAATGAAAACGTTAAAAAACTGCTTGGCATAGATATTTCAGATGATACGGTTCGGAGTATTTTGGAGCGGCTCGGGTTTATCGTCTCAGGTGATAATGGTGTCTTTAGTGTTTCAGTACCCTCTCACAGAACCGACATCGAGCTTGAAGCCGATCTCATAGAGGAAATAACAAGAATACACGGTTACAACAACATACCCAGCGTGATGCCACGCGCCTGTGTCAGTGCTAAGATAAATAAGCATAAGGAGATATTGTTAAGGCCGCTCGGAGGTCACCTAAGACAGGCAGGATTTACTGAGACAATAAACTATAGCTTTATGCCTCTAGATGCACTGGATACATTTTTAATACCAGATGGGGATGAGAGGCGAAAAACAGTTGAGGTGTTAAATCCTCTTAGTAAAGAGCAATCGGTTCTTCGGACATTTTTACTTCCCGCACTTATAGAAAACCTTAAATTAAATTTAAACACAGGGCAAAAGGAAATTCATTTGTATGAGGCAGGAACTGTGTTCATAAACGAGGGAAACACTCTTCCCACGGAGCATTTTAAACTTTCTATGGTGTCATACAATGGAACGGCTAAGAAATTATGGCAGTCTGAACACCCAATATTTTATAAATTAAGGGGAATAATAGATGCAATGAAAGAATCTCTGTGGCAGACAGACAACCGGGACAGTGAAGATGGTTGGAAACTGATATATAAGGAGTTTTTATCGGCACAACCTTCTGATCCTTTTCTTTCTAATAATAACGCCTGTGCGATACAGATTGAAAGGAGAAACGAGAAGCCTATACTTATAGGGTATATGGGGCTTCTTTCGCCTGAATTTTTAAGCAAACTTGGACTAGAAATACAGGGCACAGACGTGGGAGTTGTTGAGTTATCGCTCGATGCGGTTTTTAAAACAGAGCAACATTCATTGAGATACAGACCATTTCCAAAGTATCCCCCTATATTGCGGGATGTGGCGATTGTGGTTGATTTGGGGTTTGCCTCAGCAGATATGGTGAAATTAATCAGGGAGTTTGACCGCAATTTAATCGAATCGGTGGAGATTTTCGATGTTTATACCGGTAAATCCGTGGGTGAGAGTAAAAAGAGCATAGCGTGTCATATTGTATATAGATCAGCAGAGAGAACCCTTGTAGATGATGAGATAGATGATCTGCATGGGCGAATGGTCAGTCATTTATTGAAAGAAACCGGAGGAGCCTTAAGAAGTTAA
- the rplT gene encoding 50S ribosomal protein L20, which yields MPRAKGGFKTRRRRKKLLEKARGYYGGRSKLYRVASEAVDHALTHAYNHRKLKKREFRALWIIRINAAVRAIGLTYSKFIAGLKKANVELDRKVLADLALNDIARFNEIAESVKAGLA from the coding sequence ATGCCCAGAGCAAAAGGTGGATTTAAGACAAGACGCAGGAGAAAGAAGCTGCTTGAAAAGGCGCGCGGTTATTATGGCGGCAGAAGTAAGTTATACAGAGTGGCATCAGAGGCGGTTGACCACGCACTTACTCATGCCTATAATCACAGAAAACTGAAAAAGCGTGAGTTCAGAGCGCTTTGGATAATCAGAATAAACGCAGCCGTAAGAGCCATTGGGCTTACCTACAGCAAGTTTATTGCTGGCTTAAAGAAGGCTAACGTAGAGCTTGACAGAAAAGTCCTTGCCGACCTTGCGCTTAATGACATAGCCCGTTTTAATGAAATAGCAGAATCTGTAAAAGCCGGCTTAGCATAG
- the pheS gene encoding phenylalanine--tRNA ligase subunit alpha encodes MDYYAKLEESFQSELQSVSNTVELQTLLSKYIGKNGFITQKLKEMAAAPKEERAALGKAVNKLKCYIEEQGKEKKASLSKKDNRTYVDITLPGAYVKPGGRHPVKIVLNEIIDIFVSMGFAVEEGPEVETDFYNFEALNIPLNHPARDMQDTFYIKPLGAETPANSYRESNIVLRTHTSPVQIRIMEKKKPPLMFIAPGKVYRCDSDISHTPIFHQVEGLMVDEGITFANLKAVLEAFIHIVFGPDVPVRFRPSFFPFTEPSAEVDMGCFSCKGTGCRVCKNSGWIEILGAGMVDPRVFNKAGIDTNVYTGFAFGIGIERIASLKYGIDDIRLNYEGDLRFLRQF; translated from the coding sequence GTGGATTATTACGCTAAACTAGAAGAGTCATTTCAGAGTGAGCTCCAAAGTGTTTCAAACACGGTGGAGCTGCAAACACTCCTTTCAAAATACATCGGCAAAAATGGTTTTATAACTCAGAAACTTAAGGAAATGGCAGCTGCGCCTAAAGAGGAGCGGGCAGCACTTGGTAAGGCAGTAAATAAACTCAAATGCTATATAGAGGAGCAGGGAAAGGAAAAAAAAGCCTCACTTTCCAAAAAGGACAATCGCACCTATGTTGACATAACCCTTCCCGGTGCCTACGTAAAACCCGGCGGCAGACATCCGGTAAAAATCGTACTCAATGAAATCATAGATATTTTTGTTTCGATGGGGTTTGCCGTAGAAGAGGGACCTGAGGTGGAAACCGACTTCTACAATTTTGAAGCGCTCAATATACCTCTAAACCATCCTGCAAGGGATATGCAAGACACGTTTTACATAAAACCACTGGGTGCGGAAACACCTGCGAACTCATACAGGGAATCAAATATAGTGCTGAGAACTCATACATCGCCGGTTCAGATTCGTATCATGGAAAAAAAGAAACCGCCGCTTATGTTTATAGCTCCGGGCAAAGTCTATCGCTGTGATTCCGACATATCGCACACACCGATTTTTCATCAAGTGGAGGGGCTTATGGTCGATGAGGGAATAACGTTTGCCAATTTAAAGGCGGTGCTTGAAGCGTTTATTCACATAGTGTTTGGGCCTGATGTTCCGGTGCGTTTCAGGCCGAGTTTTTTCCCCTTTACCGAGCCATCGGCTGAGGTTGATATGGGATGTTTTTCCTGTAAGGGCACAGGGTGCAGGGTGTGTAAGAACTCTGGGTGGATAGAGATACTGGGAGCCGGAATGGTTGACCCTAGGGTGTTTAATAAGGCAGGTATTGACACGAATGTTTATACAGGGTTTGCTTTTGGGATCGGAATAGAAAGAATAGCAAGTTTAAAGTATGGGATAGACGATATCCGGCTTAATTATGAGGGTGATTTGAGATTTTTGAGGCAGTTCTAA
- a CDS encoding pyridoxine 5'-phosphate synthase, with product MFLSVNVDHIATLRQARLGVEPDPVEGALLAISGGADGITAHLREDRRHISDRDLGLLRQIITAPLNLEMAATDEMIAIARSVKPDMVTLVPEKRQELTTEGGLNIHGQKERLIYAVAKIQSEGIPVSLFINPSEADVSASAETGAEMVEIHTGLYANAEGDKAKMAELQKIIQAVQAAQKAGLIANAGHGLNYRNVSPIAAIREIRGFYIGHGIMSRAIMTGIEKAVRQMRDLIRQAG from the coding sequence ATGTTTTTAAGTGTAAATGTTGATCATATAGCAACTTTAAGACAGGCTCGGCTTGGGGTTGAGCCTGATCCCGTAGAGGGCGCTCTGCTTGCCATCTCAGGCGGCGCAGACGGTATCACTGCGCATTTGAGAGAGGACAGGCGACACATCTCAGACAGGGATTTGGGACTGCTCCGGCAGATTATAACCGCTCCTTTAAATCTTGAGATGGCAGCTACCGATGAGATGATAGCTATTGCGCGATCTGTTAAACCCGACATGGTCACACTGGTTCCCGAAAAACGGCAAGAGTTGACCACTGAGGGCGGTCTTAATATCCATGGACAAAAGGAACGCCTAATTTATGCAGTAGCTAAAATCCAGTCTGAGGGAATACCGGTCAGTCTGTTTATAAATCCATCGGAGGCTGATGTTTCTGCCAGTGCCGAGACCGGGGCAGAAATGGTGGAAATCCACACCGGTCTCTATGCCAATGCTGAGGGTGACAAAGCAAAAATGGCAGAACTGCAAAAAATTATACAAGCAGTGCAAGCGGCACAAAAGGCTGGTTTAATAGCAAATGCCGGACACGGTTTAAACTACAGAAACGTTTCACCTATAGCGGCAATAAGAGAAATCAGAGGGTTTTATATCGGGCACGGCATAATGAGCAGGGCTATAATGACAGGCATTGAAAAGGCAGTGCGGCAGATGCGTGATTTAATACGGCAGGCCGGATGA
- a CDS encoding cyclic nucleotide-binding domain-containing protein, with the protein MGKDFFLGKYLIDKGLIMEEDVVDALEIQRRESPAFEKVSLELGLLNMKQIFQLLTFQADSDLTFAEVALRKKYLTQEQVVRVNNLIIDTRPFLGKILVSAGNITHEKLYEVIGSFESETEKYLDLAESLKKVKIFELLDENALESLAYIALTEKYDTGETVLKEGDEADEFFCIVSGSLKITKNTHDTEGGSCYVGSIQANDVFGESCIFDRGRRTANVITETETVLIKFKRTAFINFLKYYPKSSISILIFMVQRLMGRLERSDRELACEKKRGISQSEIDAVLEEFFS; encoded by the coding sequence ATGGGAAAAGATTTTTTCTTAGGTAAGTACTTAATAGACAAGGGCCTAATTATGGAGGAGGACGTAGTGGATGCGCTTGAAATTCAAAGGAGGGAGAGTCCCGCCTTTGAAAAGGTCTCGCTTGAGCTTGGGCTTCTTAATATGAAGCAGATATTCCAACTTTTGACCTTTCAGGCTGATTCCGATCTTACATTTGCAGAGGTTGCATTGAGGAAAAAATATCTGACGCAAGAGCAAGTGGTAAGAGTTAATAACTTAATCATTGATACAAGACCATTTTTAGGGAAAATCCTCGTCAGTGCCGGAAATATTACTCATGAGAAACTATATGAGGTTATTGGTTCATTTGAAAGTGAGACAGAGAAATATCTGGATTTAGCTGAGTCTCTGAAAAAAGTAAAAATATTTGAACTGCTTGATGAGAACGCTCTTGAGTCGCTGGCATATATTGCTTTAACGGAAAAATACGATACCGGGGAGACGGTTTTAAAAGAAGGCGATGAGGCGGACGAATTTTTTTGCATAGTTTCCGGCTCTTTAAAAATTACAAAAAACACTCACGATACAGAAGGCGGCTCTTGCTATGTAGGGAGCATTCAGGCTAACGATGTGTTTGGCGAGTCCTGTATATTTGACCGTGGCAGACGCACTGCTAACGTTATAACTGAAACCGAAACAGTCCTGATAAAGTTCAAACGCACGGCATTTATAAATTTTCTTAAATACTACCCGAAGTCATCAATTTCAATACTGATATTTATGGTACAAAGGCTTATGGGGCGGCTTGAGAGGTCTGACAGGGAGTTAGCGTGTGAGAAAAAACGCGGCATTTCACAGAGCGAAATTGATGCCGTGCTTGAAGAGTTTTTTAGTTAA
- the rpmI gene encoding 50S ribosomal protein L35, with amino-acid sequence MPKMKTHRGAAKRFSKTGTGKIKRNKAYKSHLLTGKPAKRTRKLKKSAIVDSTQHKNTARMIPYL; translated from the coding sequence ATGCCAAAGATGAAGACTCACAGGGGTGCGGCGAAGAGGTTCAGTAAGACCGGCACCGGGAAAATAAAGAGAAACAAGGCTTATAAGAGCCATCTGCTTACTGGAAAGCCGGCAAAGCGCACTCGCAAGCTGAAAAAATCTGCCATAGTGGACAGCACTCAGCACAAAAACACGGCGAGGATGATACCGTATCTGTAG
- a CDS encoding NAD(P)H-hydrate dehydratase, translating to MKVVTAKEMMEIDRITIEDVGIPQVVLMERAGLAVAKRIMEKFSPQPITVICGGGNNGGDGLVAARELYNNGFCVQVFMAAELASLSDPCRFQLELLKKYNAEILTKPIVRESDIVGNIIVDAMIGTGLTKQVKDTMAKTIDYINSSGCFIFSVDIPSGISSDTGEILGRAVKASCTVTFGLPKRGHLLHPGRDYTGELFVEDIGFPRSLLTDESITCETVEKNLVSMFLPNRPDYSYKGNYGHVLFIGGARGKTGAIVMAAKAAMRSGSGLVTIGVPSSLLDSYQSRVTEEMTLPVADKGKGRFSKKALTEILDFAEKRCDIIAIGPGMGVDTDTVELVRELIVNSPVPIVLDADGINSLSALKYQDRINILNTSPTPVTITPHTAEMARLVLEGKTSNLSPKCMEIEKDRVGEASKFSAHSTSYLILKGVPTITADPEGNTFINPTGSPAMATSGAGDVLTGIISSFSGQGLPPLYAALLGVYLHGMAGEIAADKIGVYSTIASDLIDYIPLAINYLTGTEK from the coding sequence GTGAAAGTAGTTACGGCAAAAGAGATGATGGAAATAGACCGCATAACTATAGAGGATGTGGGGATTCCGCAGGTAGTGCTTATGGAAAGAGCAGGGCTTGCTGTAGCAAAGCGGATAATGGAAAAGTTTTCGCCCCAGCCGATAACAGTCATCTGTGGCGGGGGAAACAACGGTGGCGACGGTCTTGTTGCCGCAAGAGAGCTTTATAATAACGGTTTCTGTGTGCAAGTGTTTATGGCCGCAGAGCTTGCTTCGCTAAGTGACCCCTGTCGTTTTCAACTTGAGCTTCTAAAAAAATACAATGCAGAGATCCTTACAAAACCTATCGTTCGTGAAAGTGATATTGTTGGCAATATCATAGTTGACGCCATGATTGGAACAGGTCTCACCAAACAGGTAAAAGACACTATGGCAAAAACCATTGATTATATAAATTCAAGCGGCTGCTTTATTTTTTCAGTCGATATTCCATCAGGAATATCCTCAGATACGGGTGAGATATTGGGGCGTGCCGTTAAAGCTTCATGTACGGTAACATTTGGGCTGCCAAAACGCGGCCATCTGCTGCATCCCGGACGTGACTACACCGGAGAGTTGTTTGTAGAGGATATTGGATTCCCGAGATCTTTGCTTACTGATGAGAGCATAACATGCGAAACAGTAGAAAAAAATTTGGTATCAATGTTTTTGCCAAATCGTCCTGACTACTCATATAAGGGTAATTATGGTCATGTGCTTTTTATAGGCGGTGCAAGGGGTAAAACTGGCGCCATTGTAATGGCGGCAAAGGCCGCTATGAGATCAGGCTCAGGGCTTGTCACAATCGGAGTACCGTCCTCACTGCTGGACAGTTATCAATCACGGGTTACCGAGGAGATGACACTGCCTGTTGCCGATAAGGGAAAGGGAAGGTTTTCTAAAAAGGCTCTTACTGAGATACTGGATTTTGCCGAAAAACGATGTGATATTATAGCCATAGGTCCCGGTATGGGAGTTGACACTGACACCGTGGAACTGGTCAGGGAGTTGATAGTTAACTCTCCTGTTCCAATTGTGCTTGATGCTGACGGCATTAATTCGCTCTCAGCGTTAAAATATCAAGACAGAATTAATATTTTAAACACATCTCCAACCCCTGTAACTATAACACCGCATACGGCTGAAATGGCAAGACTTGTGCTTGAGGGCAAAACATCAAACCTCTCCCCTAAGTGCATGGAGATTGAAAAGGACAGAGTGGGAGAGGCGTCAAAGTTTTCTGCCCACTCAACATCATACCTTATACTTAAAGGAGTACCAACTATAACGGCTGATCCAGAGGGAAACACATTTATCAACCCAACCGGCAGCCCTGCTATGGCAACCTCAGGGGCTGGTGATGTTCTTACCGGTATAATATCGTCATTTTCAGGACAGGGGCTGCCTCCGTTATACGCTGCCCTCCTTGGAGTCTATCTACATGGCATGGCCGGTGAGATTGCAGCTGATAAGATAGGGGTTTATTCCACTATTGCATCAGACCTCATAGACTATATCCCTTTAGCAATCAACTACTTGACAGGTACTGAAAAATGA
- a CDS encoding ATP-dependent helicase, producing MEKYTIRRDTTSRRINFSEELNPSQLDAVTYKGGPMLVLAGAGTGKTTTVVYRVAWLVDGGVRPSEILLLTFTNKASREMMSRAAILAGGEINSLWGGTFHHIANTILRRYAELLGYTKDFTIMDRTDTNELFDFCKLEYEGAKLTKGYSSAAIPKAAVLSDIYSYVKNTSKTIEDSITKKYSKLRTGTDDIIEIFKRYEHKKTTLNLMDFDDLLINLKTLLTDFPDVREQLSSRFKHVLVDEYQDTNSVQAEIVYLMSDVHKNVMAVGDDAQAIFSFRGANIDNILKFHNYYPNTKIFRLTYNYRSTPQILNLANAIIRGNRRQYKKDLQSSRNDVTNEGKPCPLPYLVELYNVEEQAVFVCSKLRDIAEEGGSFSYVAVLYRAHYQSLELQLELMRYGIAFEVRSGMKFFETAHIKDVMAYLKVVANPFDEIGWKRILKMIPGVGNKTIEKFWVILTQDHEETPLDALPKLFNSMPQKGKERFRLLLETIEQIKTQKSPARAIKLITEGGYEQFIYEAYTNAESRLEDIDKMSEYAIKYDNISTFVSDMAIGGETSDEEEAVQDSYMGKVVLTSVHQAKGLEWKRVFVIGLNDGQFPLFKSIAAGEEEEERRLFYVAVTRACDELYLCSTQMSNIGPVKPSRFINELKSGLYQPLEISYGEDNDIF from the coding sequence ATGGAAAAATACACTATACGCAGAGATACAACATCCAGGCGGATTAATTTTTCAGAGGAGCTTAACCCCTCGCAACTGGATGCGGTTACCTATAAGGGCGGGCCTATGCTTGTGCTGGCAGGGGCCGGAACCGGTAAGACCACAACTGTGGTCTATCGTGTAGCGTGGCTTGTAGATGGTGGGGTCAGACCTTCTGAGATTCTACTTCTCACATTTACAAACAAAGCCTCAAGGGAAATGATGTCACGGGCGGCAATTTTGGCAGGCGGTGAGATTAACTCGCTCTGGGGCGGCACATTTCACCACATTGCAAACACTATCTTGCGCAGATACGCCGAGCTACTGGGCTACACCAAAGACTTTACCATAATGGATAGAACAGATACTAACGAGCTATTTGATTTCTGTAAATTAGAGTATGAAGGCGCTAAACTAACAAAAGGTTATTCCTCTGCCGCCATTCCCAAAGCCGCTGTACTTTCCGATATTTATTCGTATGTGAAAAACACTTCAAAAACCATTGAAGACTCTATAACAAAAAAATACAGCAAACTACGCACCGGAACTGACGATATAATTGAAATATTTAAACGCTATGAACACAAAAAAACCACGCTTAATTTAATGGATTTTGACGACCTGCTTATAAACTTAAAAACGCTGCTTACTGATTTCCCCGATGTACGGGAGCAGCTAAGCAGCAGATTTAAACACGTTTTGGTGGATGAGTATCAGGATACAAACTCCGTTCAGGCAGAAATCGTCTATCTTATGTCCGATGTACACAAAAATGTGATGGCTGTGGGAGACGATGCTCAAGCGATATTTTCATTTCGTGGAGCAAATATTGATAACATTTTAAAATTTCATAATTATTATCCAAACACCAAAATATTCCGCCTTACATATAACTACCGCAGCACTCCTCAAATCCTAAATCTTGCTAATGCCATAATAAGAGGTAACCGGCGCCAGTACAAAAAAGACCTGCAATCCAGCCGAAACGATGTAACAAATGAGGGCAAACCATGTCCGCTCCCATATCTGGTGGAACTTTACAACGTGGAGGAACAAGCTGTGTTTGTCTGCTCAAAGCTCAGAGATATAGCCGAGGAGGGTGGCTCATTTTCGTATGTTGCGGTTCTGTATCGCGCTCACTACCAGTCCCTTGAGCTACAACTGGAATTGATGCGATATGGGATTGCCTTTGAGGTACGCTCCGGTATGAAGTTTTTTGAAACCGCTCACATTAAGGATGTTATGGCATATCTTAAGGTTGTGGCAAATCCTTTTGATGAGATTGGCTGGAAACGGATATTAAAAATGATCCCGGGTGTTGGCAATAAAACCATAGAGAAATTTTGGGTTATATTGACTCAAGACCATGAGGAGACCCCCTTAGACGCACTGCCTAAACTTTTCAACTCTATGCCGCAAAAAGGCAAAGAACGTTTCCGTCTGCTTCTGGAGACGATTGAACAAATAAAAACGCAAAAATCACCAGCCAGAGCAATAAAACTTATCACTGAGGGTGGCTATGAACAGTTTATCTACGAGGCTTACACCAACGCCGAAAGCAGACTTGAGGATATAGACAAAATGTCGGAGTATGCTATTAAGTACGACAACATTTCTACATTTGTCAGCGATATGGCTATTGGGGGCGAAACCAGCGATGAGGAGGAGGCGGTTCAGGACAGCTACATGGGCAAAGTCGTACTGACCTCAGTGCATCAGGCAAAGGGACTTGAGTGGAAGCGGGTTTTTGTAATCGGACTAAACGACGGACAGTTTCCGCTTTTTAAATCCATTGCCGCAGGTGAAGAGGAGGAGGAAAGAAGGCTTTTTTATGTGGCTGTAACAAGGGCGTGTGATGAGTTGTATCTTTGCAGCACACAGATGTCTAATATCGGGCCTGTGAAACCCTCAAGATTCATTAATGAGCTTAAAAGCGGCCTTTACCAGCCGCTTGAGATTTCCTATGGAGAAGATAATGACATTTTCTGA